TCGCACGAGAGAGCCGCCACACGCCAACCGGCGTATCGAAGCGCGTATCGTTCATGCTGCCCTGCCAGCGCTCACTCTGCCGATCAAAACTGCCGCTTAGTGCCAGCTGCCCAGAAACCGGCTCGCCCTGCACGTTAAGCTTCAGCTGATGCTTTTTCTCATCGCCATCGGCATTCAGGGTAAGCAGCCTGATTTTCAGCGCATCCTGCTGAAGCTGTTCAACGCGCAGCGCCAGCTTGCCAGACACCTGATCGCTGGAGCGTACGTCGCCCTGCAGCGTGACGCGGGCAATCTGCAACTGCTGCCAGCGCAGTCGGGTGGCGGTGAGATCGGCCAGCAGCTGCGGTGCTTTCAGCGTGCCGCGCGCTTTGATCGATCCCTTCGCTACGCCACCAAGGCCGGGTAACGCATTATCCAGCGACGGCGCATCAACCAGCGCATCAAGATTCAGCGCATCGCCCAGCGAACCTTTCACATCAATATGGTTGCGCCCCAGCGCCAGCTGCAGCGCCGGAATGTTCCACTGGTTATAGCTGTTGCCATACAGCGTGCCCTGCGCCGATACCGCATTCTGTTTCACATTGCCTTTCAGCTGCAGTTCCGGCACGCGCATCTGCCAGGTGCCGCCATAGAGGCTGCCGCGCGTGGTGATTTTACCGTCCAGCTTCGCCGGCCAGTCCGGATACTGTTTCGCGGTGTTGATACCAGAAAGCGTCAGCTCGCTGCGCCAGCTAATCGCCTTGCTCCAGTCCACCAGCGCGGTCAGATCGGCGTTGCCCTGCAAGGCAGCAATGCGCAGCTTGTCGAGGCTGAACTGTTCCACGTTGCCTTTGCCATCCAGCGCAATGTTGGCAGGTGGAATGGACTCGCCTTTTACCGCGGTGCGCAACGCCATCACATAGTCGGTGGCTTTGCCCTTAAAGGAGAAATCGAGATTGTCGGCCTGAACCTGCACCGGGCCGGTTAACGGCCAGCGCAGCTGTGGGCTGGTCAGCGACATATTCACTGGCAGGCCAGCTACCGCAGGCTGCGCGTCACCGTTGAGCTGGGCCTGTACCGGGCCGGAGAGGTTCAGTGCGAGGTTGAGCTGCTGACGCATCGCGCCGCCCAGCGTCATTTTGATCTTCTCGCCTTTCAGCGGATCGATGTTTAACGCGCCATTCAGATTGAAATTCACCGGCCAGTTATCAGCCAGCGTCGCCTCCCCGCTGGCATTAAGCTGCCCCTGCGGTGAATCGATATCGAGCGTCTGCAACTGCAACAGCTGATCGGCGGTTTTCGCTTTGAGCAGCAGACGGTTGATGGCGATATCGGTATCGCCGGTGATGCGCAGCTGTTCGCCGATCAGCTCCTGCACGTCAACATTCAGCGGCAGACGAAATTCAGGCAGATCGGGCAGCAGCGGTTTGGCAAACATCGCCTTCAGCGTTTCGCCCAACGGCGGCTCATCGGCCTGCGGCTTATTCACCTTCGGCTCAATCACCTGCTCCTGTGCCACCTGCGCCGCTTTCGGCAAGGCAATCAGCAGGCTTTGAATATGCGTTGGCGTAATGGTGAGATTTTTGTCCTGCCAGGCGAGGCCGGTAGTGAAATCGAGCAACGACACCGCGGTGTCGTCGATTTTAATATTGATATTGTGCAGCGCCAGCTGACGCAGCGTGATCGGATAAGGCGTGCTGATATCCCCGCTGCCAGGCTGCTCTTCCACCGGTTGCTGCGCGGCGGGCGCCATTTTTTTGCTGTCCACGGCGACGTTCACATCGCTGATAGAGAAATCATTCACGCAGATAGCCGAATGGGTCAGACAGCCGAGCTGCACCGCCAGATGCACTTTGCCGACGTTGACGTTGACGCCCGGCATCTCATATTGCACGCCGCTCAGCGTCAGATTGCGCCAGCCGCCATCCACCTTTTTGATCTCCAGCCCCGGTACCCAACGTGACGCGCCGTTCAGCAGCAGATGCAGGCCCGGCGTGGTGCCAATCAGGAAGGCCACGGCAGCCAACAGCACCGCCAGAAATATCAGTAAGCCAATCAGGGCCTTTTTCCACCAACTCATAATTCCGGCCCCAGTCCGACATAAAATTGCAGGTTGCTCGACTCTTTATCGCCAATCGGTTTAGCGATATCAAACTTGATTGGTCCCACCGGGGATGACCAGCGAACGCCGACGCCCGCGCCGGTTTTCACGTTGCTCTGTTTGATATCGTCCACCGCTTCGCCGGAGTCGACAAACACCGCACTCCACCATTTTCCGGTGACGTTGTACTGATATTCCAGCGAGCCGGTGGCCAGCTTGGAAGCCCCCACCAGCTTGCCGTCCTCATCGCGTGGCGCGATGTTTTTGTATTTGTAGCCGCGGATGCTGCGATCGCCACCGGCGAAGAAGCGTAAATCGGGCGGCACGCGATCGAAGTCGTTGGTTTCAATCCAGCCGAGGTTACCGCGCGCTACAAAGCGGTGTTTATCCGCCAGCGTGCGGATCCAGACGTTCTGCGCCTGCAAAATCATGAAATCAACGTCCGAGCCCCAGGTGGTATCGGAGACGTCAACCGAATAGCGCTGCGAATCGCCCCAGGTTGGCATCAGTCCGCCGCGCGAACGCGTGCGGTTAATGCTGGCGCCCGGATAGAGCAGCATGGTGGTGTTGGTGACGTTACCCTGCGTAAAGTGGTCGAGGCTCCAGCGCAGGTTCAGCGCTTTTTGCCAGCCGGAGCTGTTATCCCAGTTACGCGCCAGGCCCAGCGTGGTGGTATCGGCTTTGGTATCGTTGAGATCGGTGCGCTTCAGGCCACCGGAAAAGGTGTAATACTGTTCAAGTGGGCTTTTCAACACCGGCACTTTGTAGCCGAAGGCCAACTCCTGTTCGGGCGCGGAGACGTTGGCGCTGGCGCTGAGGCTGTGCCCACGATCGTTCACCCAAGGCTTTTTCCACGTCGCTTTCAGCCGCGGCCCCACGTCGGTGGAGTAGCCAACGCCGGTTTCAATGGTATTTTCCGTACGCGGTGAGACCACGGCGCTGAGCGGCAATATTTTGCTCTGGCGGCCTTTATCAAATTCAGGCGCAACCACCACCGAATTAAACCAGCCGGTGGCCGATAAGCGACGGTTCAGCTCTGCCAGTTCACGCGAGCTGTAATAGTCGCCCTTTTTAAACGGCACCAGGTTATCGAGATATTCTTCGCGGATTTGCGAGCCCTGATAGGTGACGTCGCCAAAACGATAACGCTCGCCGCTGTCATAATCGAGATCCCAAAAGGCTTCACGCCGTTCAACCGACACGCCCAGCTGGCTTTTTTTAAAGTCACCGTCGAAATAACCGTTACGCAGCGCCAGGTTAGTAAAGCCATTTTTGAATTTTTCGTAGGCGCCGTGATTCAGGACGGTGCCTTTTTTTGGCGTGCCCTGTGCAACCCAGGCTTTATAATCGCTGTCGTTGTGCGCATCACCGCTGACAATAATGGTGCTGCCAGCTATTTTTACCGGCTCGCCCGCCTTAACGTGCGCAATCAGCACCGGACGGCCACCGGCAGCCGGTGCCGGGCGCGATTCAAAATCGATATCCGGCTCGTAGTAGCCCAGCGCCCGCAGCCCGCCTTTAATCGCCTCCGCAACGCGCGCGCGAAAACGGCCATCGGACGACACCTCATCGCTGGCGATGGTCGACAATTGTGCCCTGACGTTTTTCTGTAATTCCCCGGTTAACCCTTCAAGCTGCAAGCGCACGGTGGCGGCCTCAACGGCCGGTGCCACCAGCAGGCAACATAAGCAATAAAAACGAAATCCTGGCACGTTCACTCCTGTTTATAATGCCGACCCCAATACAGGTGGGGCAAAGCCAGTTTTAACGCGCTCTGATGCGCATGCGGCGTGCTATCACTATAGCCGCTGGCTGGCGTGCGTCCTGCCGTAATCACCCGCAGCGCGCCGTTAAGCCAAATCGTTGCGCTTATTGTGGTCAAAGGCGTGAATCGATACAACCGCCAAGACGCATTAATCGGCGCGTTGCCCGATAAAACCGCGCACCCGTTGTGCGGCCCCGCTACTGTTATTTGCCAGGCGTGTTTGCGCTATGAGCGCTGTCTGGAATATTTCTCTCTTCATCGCCCTCTGGCGGCGGCAATAGCGCTACTGCTATAATCGCGCTCACCGGCCTTTTACGGCCTCTGATTGTGATTCTGCTCCGGCATTTCGCCGATCCAGGCAGACATTTTTGGCACGGATAGCCTTCAATGCGCATCATGCATGACGCTAATGCTGCCCAGGCCAAAAATGACAAGTCGATAAACCAACGGAAATTTTATGTTAAACAGCTTGCTTGTCATTGTGTTGCTGATTGCGGTCAGCTCCTTTTTCTCCTTGTCGGAAATCTCGCTCGCGGCCGCGCGCAAAATTAAACTGAAGCTGCTGGCGGACGACGGCAACATTAACGCGCAACGCGTCCTGAAAATGCAGGAAACGCCAGGTATGTTTTTTACCGTGGTGCAGATTGGCCTGAACGCCGTGGCGATTCTTGGCGGTATCGTCGGCGATGCGGCATTTTCACCGGCGTTCTATTCCTTGTTTATCCGCGTTGCCGATCATGAACTGGCTGAACAGCTCAGCTTTATCTGCTCGTTTACCGTGGTGACCAGCTTCTTTATTCTCTTCGCTGACCTGACGCCTAAACGTATCGGCATGATTGCGCCCGAGGCGATCGCCCTGCGCATTATCAACCCAATGCGTTTCTGCCTGTTTATGTTGCGCCCGCTGGTCTGGTTCTTTAACGGCATGGCGAACACTATTTTCCGCCTGTTTAAAATTCCGATGGTGCGCAAAGACGATATTACTTCCGATGATATTTATGCGGTGGTGGAAGCGGGTGCGCTGGCCGGCGTGCTGCGTAAGCAGGAACATGAGCTGATTGAAAACGTGTTTGAGCTGGAATCGCGCACCGTCCCCTCTTCAATGACCTCGCGTGAGAACATTGTCTGGTTCAACCTGCACGAAGATGAAACCAGCCTGAAAACCAAAATTGCACAGCATCCGCACTCCAAGTTTCTGGTCTGTAATGATGATATCGACCATATCGTCGGCTACGTCGATTCTAAAGAACTGCTGCTGCGCGTGCTGGGCAATCAGAGCATGGCGCTGAGCAGCGGCGTGCAGATTCGCGCGGCGTTGATCGTGCCGGATACGCTGACGCTGTCAGAAGCGCTGGAAAGCTTTAAGACCGCGGGCGAAGATTTCGCAGTGATCATGAATGAATACGCGCTGGTGGTCGGCATCATTACGCTTAACGATGTGATGACCACGCTGATGGGCGATTTGGTCGGCCAGGGGCTGGAAGAGCAGATTGTTGCCCGTGATGAGAACTCATGGCTGGTTGAGGGCGGCACGCCGATTGACGACGTGATGCGCGTGCTGGATATCGACGATTTCCCACAGTCAGGCAATTACGAAACCATCGGCGGCTTCATGATGTTTATGCTGCGTAAAATCCCGAAGCGTACCGACTTCGTGAAGTTTTCTGGCTACAAATTTGAAGTGGTGGATATCGACAGCTACCGCATCGATCAGCTGCTGGTGACGCGCATTGATGCCCGCCCCACTACGCTCAACGTGTTAAAAAACGAAGAAGCGGAATAATGCACGTTTGCCTGTGGCCGCAGCATAACGCGCCACAGGCAAAAAAAAGACCGGGAAGATTCCCGGTCTGACTGACGTACTCCTCACCGTTAAAACGTTAAGGTATTCATCTCCTCTTCCACTTTCA
The sequence above is drawn from the Duffyella gerundensis genome and encodes:
- the tamB gene encoding autotransporter assembly complex protein TamB, giving the protein MSWWKKALIGLLIFLAVLLAAVAFLIGTTPGLHLLLNGASRWVPGLEIKKVDGGWRNLTLSGVQYEMPGVNVNVGKVHLAVQLGCLTHSAICVNDFSISDVNVAVDSKKMAPAAQQPVEEQPGSGDISTPYPITLRQLALHNINIKIDDTAVSLLDFTTGLAWQDKNLTITPTHIQSLLIALPKAAQVAQEQVIEPKVNKPQADEPPLGETLKAMFAKPLLPDLPEFRLPLNVDVQELIGEQLRITGDTDIAINRLLLKAKTADQLLQLQTLDIDSPQGQLNASGEATLADNWPVNFNLNGALNIDPLKGEKIKMTLGGAMRQQLNLALNLSGPVQAQLNGDAQPAVAGLPVNMSLTSPQLRWPLTGPVQVQADNLDFSFKGKATDYVMALRTAVKGESIPPANIALDGKGNVEQFSLDKLRIAALQGNADLTALVDWSKAISWRSELTLSGINTAKQYPDWPAKLDGKITTRGSLYGGTWQMRVPELQLKGNVKQNAVSAQGTLYGNSYNQWNIPALQLALGRNHIDVKGSLGDALNLDALVDAPSLDNALPGLGGVAKGSIKARGTLKAPQLLADLTATRLRWQQLQIARVTLQGDVRSSDQVSGKLALRVEQLQQDALKIRLLTLNADGDEKKHQLKLNVQGEPVSGQLALSGSFDRQSERWQGSMNDTRFDTPVGVWRLSRAMSLDYLNSKQTVTIGTHCWLNPNAELCVPQPIEAGPSGHARVALNRFDLAMIKPFLTDETKLTGVFSGDADVTWTADGALPQGRVSLKGNGVKVEQDVQGNTLPVAFTALNLNAALRDGRAQLDWLIRIANNGQLDGNVQIADPQNRRTLSGNVNITNISLALLNPALMQGEKIAGMLNSNLRLGGNLQQPQVFGQLGLRNIDVEGSFMPVDLTAANLSMVFNGMSSTLQGAIQTAKGNINLNGNADWSQIDNWRARIAAQGSRVRVTVPPMVRLDVSPDLVFDASPTAFNLNGSVDIPWARITVQEVPESATGVSSDEVLLDENLKPIAPQTAAIPINSNLVIHVGNDVRLSAFGLKAKLNGDLKLVQDKRGLGLNGQINIPSGRFHAYGQDLLVRKGELQFAGPPDQPYVNLEAIRNPDATEDGVTAGLRVTGLADEPKAEVFADPAMSQQEALSYLLRGQGLGSDGDSNALTSALVGLGVAQSGQVVGKIGETFGVSNLALDTAGVGDSQQVQVSGYVLPGLQVKYGVGIFDSLATLTLRYRLMPKLYLEAVSGLDQTLDLLYQFEF
- the tamA gene encoding autotransporter assembly complex protein TamA, with product MPGFRFYCLCCLLVAPAVEAATVRLQLEGLTGELQKNVRAQLSTIASDEVSSDGRFRARVAEAIKGGLRALGYYEPDIDFESRPAPAAGGRPVLIAHVKAGEPVKIAGSTIIVSGDAHNDSDYKAWVAQGTPKKGTVLNHGAYEKFKNGFTNLALRNGYFDGDFKKSQLGVSVERREAFWDLDYDSGERYRFGDVTYQGSQIREEYLDNLVPFKKGDYYSSRELAELNRRLSATGWFNSVVVAPEFDKGRQSKILPLSAVVSPRTENTIETGVGYSTDVGPRLKATWKKPWVNDRGHSLSASANVSAPEQELAFGYKVPVLKSPLEQYYTFSGGLKRTDLNDTKADTTTLGLARNWDNSSGWQKALNLRWSLDHFTQGNVTNTTMLLYPGASINRTRSRGGLMPTWGDSQRYSVDVSDTTWGSDVDFMILQAQNVWIRTLADKHRFVARGNLGWIETNDFDRVPPDLRFFAGGDRSIRGYKYKNIAPRDEDGKLVGASKLATGSLEYQYNVTGKWWSAVFVDSGEAVDDIKQSNVKTGAGVGVRWSSPVGPIKFDIAKPIGDKESSNLQFYVGLGPEL
- a CDS encoding hemolysin family protein, whose amino-acid sequence is MLNSLLVIVLLIAVSSFFSLSEISLAAARKIKLKLLADDGNINAQRVLKMQETPGMFFTVVQIGLNAVAILGGIVGDAAFSPAFYSLFIRVADHELAEQLSFICSFTVVTSFFILFADLTPKRIGMIAPEAIALRIINPMRFCLFMLRPLVWFFNGMANTIFRLFKIPMVRKDDITSDDIYAVVEAGALAGVLRKQEHELIENVFELESRTVPSSMTSRENIVWFNLHEDETSLKTKIAQHPHSKFLVCNDDIDHIVGYVDSKELLLRVLGNQSMALSSGVQIRAALIVPDTLTLSEALESFKTAGEDFAVIMNEYALVVGIITLNDVMTTLMGDLVGQGLEEQIVARDENSWLVEGGTPIDDVMRVLDIDDFPQSGNYETIGGFMMFMLRKIPKRTDFVKFSGYKFEVVDIDSYRIDQLLVTRIDARPTTLNVLKNEEAE